A single region of the Apodemus sylvaticus chromosome 7, mApoSyl1.1, whole genome shotgun sequence genome encodes:
- the LOC127690088 gene encoding olfactory receptor 147-like, with translation MSFGNDSSVTEFILLGLTQQPELQLPLFILFLGIYVVSIVGNLGLIVLIVLNPHLHTPMYYFLFNLSFVDFCYSSVITPKMLVSFVTQNFISHAECMTQLFFFAFFVIDECYILTAMAYDRYAAICKPLLYQVTMSHQVCHFMMMGVVVMGSVGAVAHIICMLRLTFCDGNIINHYMCDIPPLLKLSCTSTSINELVVFIIVGFNVTVPILTIFISYTLILSNVLSIHSAEGRAKAFSTCGSHVIAVSIFFGSLAFMYLKPSSASVDDDKISTIFYTIVGPMLNPFIYSLRNKDVHIAMRKTLKKGIFA, from the coding sequence ATGAGTTTTGGAAATGACTCTTCAGTGACAGAGTTTATCCTACTTGGCTTGACACAGCAGCCAGAGCTCCAGCTGCctctcttcatcctcttcctggGAATCTATGTGGTCTCCATAGTGGGGAACCTGGGCTTGATTGTTCTGATTGTGTTGAATCCTcacctgcacacacccatgtactacTTTCTCTTTAATCTTTCCTTTGTTGATTTCTGCTACTCCTCTGTTATAACCCCCAAAATGCTGGTGAGTTTTGTGACACAGAACTTCATCTCTCATGCTGAGTGTATGACTCAGCtctttttctttgccttcttTGTTATTGATGAATGCTACATTTTGACAGCAATGGCCTATGACAGGTATGCTGCCATTTGTAAGCCCCTGCTTTACCAGGTAACCATGTCCCATCAGGTCTGCCACTTTATGATGATGGGTGTGGTTGTGATGGGGTCTGTGGGTGCTGTGGCACACATCATTTGCATGCTGAGACTCACCTTCTGTGATGgcaacatcattaatcactacATGTGTGATATACCCCCCCTTCTGAAGCTCTCTTGCACAAGCACTTCTATCAATGAGCTGGTGGTTTTCATTATTGTGGGTTTTAATGTAACAGTGCCTATTCTGactatctttatttcttatacCTTGATCCTTTCCAATGTCCTTAGCATCCATTCTGCAGAGGGTAGGGCAAAAGCCTTCAGTACATGTGGCTCCCATGTAATAGCcgtttctattttctttggatCCTTAGCATTCATGTATCTTAAGCCTTCTAGTGCATCTGTGGATGATGATAAAATATCTACCATCTTTTATACCATTGTGGGCCCAATGCTGAATCCTTTCATCTATAGTTTAAGGAATAAGGATGTCCACATTGCAATGAGAAAAACTTTGAAAAAAGGCATCTTTGCCTAA